The DNA segment TGGTACTGCATTTTCAATCATATCtaatagaggccctcagttcacatTGTATTTTTGGCAGGCATTTCAGAAAAAATTAGGTACCAAGGTCAATTTGAGCACTACTTTCCATCCACAAACTGATGGTCAGGCAGAAAGAACCATTCAGACTCTTAAATATATGTTGCGAGCatgtgttatagattttggaggtagttgggatgatcaaTTACtacttatagaatttgcttacaataacaactatcaGGTCAGCATTGGTATGGTTCCTTTGAAGCATTGTATGGGCAAAGATATATGTCTATAGTGGGTTGGTTCGAAGCAGTAGAGGTGCCATTAATTGGTCCAGAGTTTATTGGTGAGGCTTTAGAGAAAGTTCAGTTAATCAGAGAAAGGCTGAAAATGGCTCAGAGTTGTCAGAAGTCCAATTCTGACTAGAGGCATTGTGACttagagttcatggttggtgaCAAGGCGTTTTTGAAAGTTTCATcaatgaaaggagttatgaggtttggtaagaaaggaaaacttagtcCTAGATTTATCGGACCATATGAGATTGTAGAAAAGAAGGGGAAAGTAGCTTATGAACTAGCATTGCCCGTTGAGTTGTCCTCTGTTCAtcctgtctttcatgtgtctattcTTAGAAAGTATATTTATGATGAGTCGCATATAATACCTGTCGACaccatagaaattaaagaaggcttgacttatgaagagGTATCTATAGAAATTCTCAATCGGCAAGTAAGAAAGTTAAGAACAAAAGATATAACatcggtaaaagttttgtggaCTAATTGTCACGAtcctaacccggacccggtcatgatggcgcctctcatgaagacaaggccaactgaCACTTCctattttccaattattaacagttaagcatttaagaaacggTCTAAACATGGTaaaataaattcgaaataacaatgataacataaatacgcggaagaacacccatacacagccATAACCGAGGTGTCACTATTCATGAGCttgtataagtcataatacaaattCGTTAAGTCAATAAGCTAGTACATCTGCCTGAAAAGCGATAGGattgataaaggagtagagacacggggctgcagaCGCCAACAGCTACTGCGTGAACTCCGAATATCCACATGAAGCTTgagggatcagcactcgggagtggAACCAGCTATggctgaatctgcacacagggtgcaggagtaaagtgagtactccaactcagtgactaacaaatgtaaataaagactgaaagcaaaaaatcacgtaaggcacaaagcattctataatgaagcagtaaaaccattttaaATCAGTAAATcaatgaaagataggtaaaatcctttaactcaat comes from the Nicotiana sylvestris chromosome 4, ASM39365v2, whole genome shotgun sequence genome and includes:
- the LOC138890440 gene encoding uncharacterized protein translates to MYLDLKELYWWKSIKKQVADYVAKCLNCQQVKAEHQRPGGLVKGQHWYGSFEALYGQRYMSIVGWFEAVEVPLIGPEFIGEALEKVQLIRERLKMAQSCQKSNSD